A stretch of Scheffersomyces stipitis CBS 6054 chromosome 2, complete sequence DNA encodes these proteins:
- the PPR1 gene encoding Fungal specific transcription factor (go_component nucleus~go_funtion transcription factor activity; zinc ion binding; DNA binding~go_process regulation of transcription, DNA-dependent; transcription) has translation SGISRSISACQRCRKKKVKCDQRLPKCSKCEKAGSECIGLDPITGREVPRSYVMYLEDRVNMLEQRLRDKGITLDDQETTEIRNSKVKVEDRVLSKGSIPCESSSVIVKSISISSEKTDIHTLDESQHAPSIAFSRLMSTAVKIQKRSLSNLQHPLASKRFANNSGATTDPSNGILPAILPPKSTALQFISIFFTQANPQLPIFHREEFISKYFIPIYGYFNYEEVSIASDYTSINAAFFENENMKVPWTPWFEQYKDNFQSILGTNASKASNDEIKKISNSIIPPKQYRKGLFFLNIIFAIASSVNHLQYPISISESFRLAANKYFEEVNSSTDQLESLSAILTYSLYSTMRPSNPGVWYTMGSALRTCVDLDLHNESNSSSAHNIDSFTKEKRRRLFWCTYCIDRQICFYLDRPVGIPDESINTPFPTVLDDSLVYPNETIKDFSLLANSTPSYKTVFLSMLQMRKIQSEVQKVLYTSFELPRRYDGLDSWKKSILNRLGLWKQNIPKSRKEMNCDFNLNFFHLNYYHVKLMIHGLSPKNYKLSSNDYTQVKYAAKQMINCYAQLFSTKSINYTWAAVHNIFMAGTSYLHTIYNSEDARVDEPLHEVKRVSSDCLNVLNSLIDSCEAASHCVEVFQSLTMV, from the coding sequence TCAGGAATCTCAAGGTCTATATCGGCCTGTCAGCGgtgtagaaagaagaaagtgaaatgTGATCAGCGACTTCCAAAGTGTTCCAAGTGTGAAAAGGCTGGCTCAGAGTGTATTGGCCTTGATCCCATAACAGGCCGTGAGGTTCCTAGATCTTACGTGATGTATTTGGAAGATAGAGTGAACATGCTCGAGCAGAGACTTCGTGACAAGGGGATCACACTTGACGATCAGGAAACAACCGAAATTCGCAACAGCAAGGTTAAAGTAGAAGATAGAGTCCTTTCAAAGGGCAGTATTCCTTGTGAGTCTTCTCTGGTGATAGTGAAAAGCATTCTGATAAGCTCAGAGAAGACTGATATACACACATTAGACGAAAGTCAACACGCACCAAGTATCGCCTTTTCACGTTTGATGTCAACAGCTGTGAAAATACAGAAAAGGTCACTTTCTAACCTCCAGCATCCTCTAGCTTCAAAGAGATTTGCCAATAACTCAGGTGCAACTACGGATCCGAGCAACGGTATTTTACCAGCGATATTGCCTCCTAAATCAACGGCATTACAGTTCATTCTGATCTTTTTCACCCAGGCGAATCCTCAGTTGCCAATTTTCCATCGTGAAGAGTTCATCTCCAAATACTTCATACCTATCTACGGCTACTTCAACTATGAAGAAGTGTCTATTGCGTCAGATTATACATCTATAAATGCGGCTTTCTTCGAGAACGAAAATATGAAAGTACCGTGGACACCGTGGTTTGAGCAGTATAAGGACAATTTCCAGTCAATCTTGGGCACAAATGCTAGCAAAGCTTCCAAtgacgaaatcaaaaagATTTCCAACTCTATTATTCCACCAAAACAATATAGAAAGGGACTCTTCTTCCTAAACATAATTTTCGCAATAGCGTCTTCTGTGAATCATCTACAATACCCGATTTCCATCTCGGAGTCGTTTCGCCTTGCAGCCAACAAGTACTTCGAAGAAGTGAATAGCTCTACAGATCAACTTGAATCCTTGCTGGCTATATTAACATATTCATTATATTCTACCATGAGACCTTCAAATCCTGGTGTCTGGTACACGATGGGATCGGCATTGAGAACTTGTGTAGATTTGGACTTGCACAACGAAAGCAACTCATCAAGTGCCCATAATATCGATTCCTTCACTAAggaaaaaagaagaaggctcTTTTGGTGTACTTATTGCATAGATAGACAAATCTGTTTCTATCTAGATCGTCCCGTGGGAATTCCTGACGAGAGCATCAATACGCCTTTCCCAACAGTATTGGACGATTCTCTAGTTTATCCCAATGAAACGATCAAGGATTTCTCACTTCTTGCTAACTCTACGCCCTCATACAAGACAGTCTTTTTGTCCATGCTTCAGATGAGAAAGATTCAGTCAGAAGTGCAAAAGGTTTTGTATACTAGTTTCGAATTGCCTCGTCGTTACGATGGGTTGGATAGCTGGAAGAAATCGATCTTGAACAGGCTCGGTCTTTGGAAGCAGAATATCCCTAAATCTCGTAAAGAAATGAACTGTGACTTCAATCTaaacttcttccatttgAATTACTATCATGTCAAGCTCATGATCCACGGCTTGTCCCCCAAAAATTACAAGCTTTCATCTAACGATTACACACAAGTCAAGTATGCTGCCAAGCAGATGATCAATTGTTATGCGCAATTGTTCTCAACAAAGAGTATCAATTATACGTGGGCAGCAGTCCACAATATTTTCATGGCAGGAACATCCTATCTACACACGATATACAACAGTGAAGATGCCAGAGTCGATGAGCCATTGCATGAAGTGAAACGAGTATCGTCTGATTGTTTGAATGTGCTCAATTCCTTAATCGACAGCTGCGAGGCTGCTTCTCACTGTGTAGAAGTATTTCAAAGTTTGACAATGGTT